The following are encoded together in the Thunnus albacares chromosome 7, fThuAlb1.1, whole genome shotgun sequence genome:
- the LOC122985485 gene encoding transcription factor 12-like — MYCAHPVSGTGNNSLMYCYNMKPVYGQSPSNDDINQNTSSHPSNKPPSNVFASTFFEGTSNSPDIWNAVNGLNQQGYEGALGAATTHQTQPGSYSSLQPPHSHLDYSPHSVMAADMNRGLPPMSTFHRNNTASHTPSINTSENSTVSGSQRNVSGGSQTGDTLGKALASIYSPDHTSSSFPSSSSTPVRSPSPLPNAAEPTGTNMWPRSSVQAPVSPHYESSLISLSQVEDRLDRLDDVIHVLRNHAVGPTACLPSDIHGLLNQTHHGHPGSASTLPLTCHTPAMVEAVTMNNNHPAFQSRTQNGHPYPVRQRATLQPIQAGGRGGLGVQGNLELKMESVGEREEMMHTNHSHSSDSQRSDEESEHKTQGENSSRNSIHEDEDLSPEQKAERERDRRMANNARERLRVRDINEAFKELGHMCQLHLKSEKPQTKLLVLHQAVAVILSLEQQVRERNLNPKAACLRRREEEKASAVMTDPQSMHLAFHPGLTDPANPMGHL; from the exons GTTTATGGGCAGTCTCCCAGTAATGACGACATCAACCAGAACACATCCTCACACCCATCCAACAAGCCCCCCAGCAATGTGTTTGCAAGCACATTCTTTG AGGGAACGAGCAATTCACCCGACATCTGGAATGCTGTAAATGGGCTGAACCAGCAGGGCTATGAAGGTGCACTGGGAGCAGCCACAACCCACCAAACACAGCCGGGGAGCTACAGCAGCCTGCAGCCACCACACAGTCACCTG GACTACTCCCCACATTCAGTGATGGCTGCAGATATGAACCGAGGTCTCCCACCTATGTCCACTTTTCACCGCAAcaacacagcatcacacactcCGTCGATCAACACGTCAGAGAACTCCACAG tctcAGGGAGCCAGAGAAATGTGTCAGGAGGTTCACAGACAGGTGATACCCTGGGAAAGGCTCTAGCCTCT ATTTATTCCCCCGAtcacaccagcagcagcttccCCTCCAGCTCGTCCACACCGGTCAGGTCTCCGTCCCCACTGCCGAATGCCGCTGAACCCACAG GTACTAACATGTGGCCCCGGAGTTCAGTACAGGCACCAGTCTCACCACATTATGAGTCTTCCCTCATATCACTG tctcaggtgGAGGACCGTCTGGACAGATTGGACGATGTGATCCATGTCTTAAGGAACCACGCTGTCGGCCCCACAGCCTGCCTGCCCTCTGACATCCACGGCCTGCTGAACCAGACCCACCACGGCCACCCAGGCTCCGCCAGCACTCTACCACTCACCTGTCACACTCCAGCCATG GTTGAAGCTGTCACTATGAACAACAACCACCCAGCCTTCCAGAGCCGCACACAAAATGGCCACCCGTACCCGGTCAGACAGAGGGCCACGCTTCAGCCAATCCAGGCAGGAGGCAGAG GAGGTTTGGGAGTTCAGGGTAATCTGGAGCTGAAGATGGAAAGCGtgggggagagagaagagatgatGCACACCAATCACAGCCACAGCTCTGACAGCCAGAGATCAGATGAGGAGAGCgaacacaaaacacaaggagaaaacagCTCCAGGAACAG TATCCACGAGGATGAGGACCTGAGCCCGGAGCAGAAGGCCGAACGTGAGCGTGACAGGAGGATGGCCAACAACGCCCGGGAACGTCTGCGCGTGCGGGACATCAACGAGGCCTTTAAGGAGCTGGGTCACATGTGTCAGCTGCACCTGAAGAGCGAGAAGCCGCAGACCAAGCTGTTGGTGCTGCACCAGGCCGTGGCGGTGATCCTCAGCCTGGAGCAACAAGTCAGAG AGAGGAACCTGAACCCGAAGGCAGCGTGTCTGCGgcggagagaggaagagaaggcgTCTGCTGTCATGACGGATCCACAGTCCATGCATCTAGCTTTCCATCCCGGTCTGACAGACCCAGCGAACCCCATGGGCCATCTCTGA